One region of Pagrus major chromosome 7, Pma_NU_1.0 genomic DNA includes:
- the LOC140999529 gene encoding solute carrier family 35 member C2-like translates to MACPVQFICRGIRTVGLVLLYYVFSIGITFYNKWLMKGFHFPLFMTLIHLTANFCLSALTRRAMQCWTGKPRVVLSWTDYLHKVAPTAFATALDIGLSNWSFLFITISLYTMTKSSAVLFILFFSLVFKLEEPNPFLILVVLLISCGLFMFTFESTQFNLEGFIMVLLASFIGGIRWTLTQVLMQKSELGLQNPIDAMYHLQPLMFLGLFPLFLYNEGLSLSFSDKIFRVTELSPLLYSLLTLSIGGSLAFGLGFSEFLLVSRTSSLTLSISGIFKEVCTLLLAASLMGDKMSALNWLGFAVCVCGISLHVGLKTYYSKNKGPSLRQLNSKSPELELPLLRQNGDNREDSAADEYNDEDEEQEITLH, encoded by the exons ATGGCGTGCCCTGTCCAGTTCATTTGCAGGGGGATTCGCACTGTTGGACTAGTTCTCCTTTACTATGTCTTCTCTATAGGCATCACCTTCTATAACAAATGGCTTATGAAG GGCTTCCACTTTCCCCTCTTCATGACTTTAATCCACCTCACCGCCAACTTCTGCCTTTCGGCTCTGACGCGACGGGCCATGCAGTGTTGGACAGGCAAACCCCGCGTCGTTCTGAGCTGGACAGATTACCTCCATAAAGTGGCTCCAACAG CCTTTGCAACAGcactggatattggactttcCAACTGGAGCTTCCTTTTCATCACCATTAGCTT gtACACAATGACCAAGTCATCAGCAGTGCTCTttatcctctttttttccctggtCTTTAAACTGGAGGAGCCG AATCCATTCCTGATCCTGGTGGTCCTGCTGATCTCTTGTGGTctgtttatgtttacattcGAGTCAACCCAGTTTAACCTGGAGGGCTTCATCATGGTGCTGCTGGCATCCTTCATAGGGGGGATCCGCTGGACCCTCACCCAGGTCCTCATGCAGAAATCAGAGCTGG GCCTTCAGAATCCTATAGACGCCATGTACCACCTCCAACCGCTCATGTTCCTTGGCCTCTTTCCCCTCTTCCTATATAACGAAG GACTGAGCCTCAGCTTCTCAGATAAGATATTCCGGGTGACAGAGCTCTCACCTCTCCTGTATTCACTCCTCACACTGAGTATCGGCGGCTCACTGGCCTTTGGTTTGGGCTTCTCAGAGTTCCTGCTAGTCTCCCGGACCTCCAGCCTCACTTTATCCATATCAGGGATCTTTAAG GAGGTTTGTACTCTGCTTTTGGCAGCATCTCTGATGGGAGACAAAATGAGCGCACTGAATTGGCTCGGattcgctgtgtgtgtctgtggcatTTCATTACATGTGGGACTCAAGACATATTATTCCAAAA ATAAGGGCCCGTCTTTAAGGCAGCTCAACAGTAAGAGTCCGGAGCTCGAGTTGCCATTACTGCGGCAGAACGGAGACAACAGAGAGGACTCGGCAGCTGATGAATacaatgatgaagatgaggaacAAGAAATCACTCTCCACTGA